The Phoenix dactylifera cultivar Barhee BC4 unplaced genomic scaffold, palm_55x_up_171113_PBpolish2nd_filt_p 000972F, whole genome shotgun sequence nucleotide sequence TACAAATCTATAAGGGCACTTGCAATCACTACATCTGATTCAAAATTATTTCTAATGCAATAACCATGCCCAACCTTGCCGAGTTCTAGCTTCCAGGAATGAGCACACGCTGATAAGATAGATGCCAGAGTCACagaatcaaatttaaatttcttcttcctcatcagACAACAAATGCAAAGAGCTTTTTCAATCTGTCCGTCTTGCACATAACCTGATATCAGCAAGTTCCACGTCACGACATCCATATCAGCCATGCGGCCAAAGATGACCTCTGCCTCCTCTAGCAGTCCTAGCTTGCAGTAAAAGTTCATGATAGAGCTTCCCAGAATGTTATCAAGCTCTAATCCACACAAGACTGCGATTGCATGACCTTGTCtgccttcatcaagagcttgtAAATTTGCTGATGCAGAGAGGAAGCTTGCAATGCTGACCCGAGTTGGCTGAATTCCTTGATTTCTCATATCATAAAATAGTTCCACGGCCTCCTCATCTAGGCCATTATAAACGTAACCTACAAGCATCGAGTTCCAAGTAATCACATTTCTCTCGGGCATATACTCAAAAACCTTCCTTGCGTCCTCCGGAACCCCGCATTTCCCGTAAAAATCTACGAGACTGCTCAGAATATAGACACAACCAGCAAAACCCATCTTCAAGACATAGCCATGAATCCCCTTTCCAAACCCAACCCATCGAAGGGCGGAGCATGCTTTCAGAGAATTCGGGATAACAAAATTGTCCGGAAAAGCGCCGGCTTCCAGCATCTCACTGAATCCCATTAGAGCTTTCTCATTGAAACCAAGTCTACAGCGCAGCCCAATCATGGCCGCCCAAGAGAAAACATTGGGCAACGACTGCCGGAGAAACAACTCCTCGGCTATCACCGAGCAACCGCATTGCGCATAAAAAATCAACAGCTTGGTCTCTATATACTCGTTTTTATAGAATAAAGAGCCGTTTTTGAGGATCCGAGCATGGATTTGCTGACCTTGGGAAAGGTCCCGCTTGTCGACGCATCCCTGAAGCAATTCCCCATAGATTTCGGGTCCGATGGGGAGGTCATCGGACTCCAATCGTACGAGGAGGATGAAGGCATCGCGAAGCAACCCTTGTTTACATAGGGAGGAGATTTTCTGGAGATACGATTTGGTCGAGAATCGAGAGCTTTTGAGCTTCTTTGGGTATTTGGAGAGATGAGGAGACTCAGAAAATGGGAAATTTTGGAGGGTTTTGATGGGTCTTTTCGGGGAGGAGGGAGGGTTCGGGATGgtggggagaggaggaagagaagccATGGAAACAGGAGGGAAAGGATAGGGTCGTTTTGTTAGGTACCGAAGCAAGGAAGGGTATTTTGGTCTTTTAGTAAGTTCAGTGTTCCTTTTAATACAACTGCCGCTCATGCTACTCTAATGCTAGTACAACCAACAGAATTAAGAGAAGGACAACGATAAAGTGGCGGAGGAGCAACTCCTTGATGTGTTCAAAAGATCTCTCCGCAGTGTTGGGCAGCAAAAGAGGCGATCCAGTTAACGATTCTATTTGACTTTATGTACACATGTACAGTCTGAAAGGCGCTGCAATTCCACACCATCCAGATGTCATTGCCAGAAAAGAATAGGATTAGCTAGAAGAGGATAAGTTTAGTGGTTTTAGCGTTAGAATTAGCCTAAAGAGGATAGGATGACCCATGCCAATCATTATTTTAATGTCAAAAATACCCCTACTcttttttaaaaagatatttCCCTGACCTCCTTTACAGTCTTTGGTAATAGATGCTGCATTGCGCTAATTCAAAATTACGCGAACTCAAAGGAAATATCATTTGCCTGTTTTGATAGAACAGCAGAAGAAGATTAATAAGTcaactgaaaaaataaaaatctgtgGCACCCGTTTTATATCTTGTTCTTGTACATGTTAATCTACAGGGGCAAATTGGAATAGCAGCTTGGAAGTAGGAGTTTCTGCATCGTTGTCATGACGTTTCTCATGCTTCTTTGGAAGTTGAACACTTTAATGGAGAAGGCAAAGACTAGGTGCAAAAAGCACAGAAAATCCAGCTACCGCAATAGCAACCACTCCCAAGAAATCATGCCTAAACTTCCAAAATATATAGTTCTTTATAAAGTATTGCATGGTATCACCATTGTCGAGTAGTCGCCTAAATGTGAGGTCCATACAACATCCATGCAACTGGATATGCTCAAGAATATCATCTCCAGACTCCACCACACACGATTAGCATCTCAATTTGATGAAACTGCTTAACCCGATACATTTGTCCAAGCAAAACTGAGTGGTCGAGTAATGAGGTGGCCTGCAAAGATGTTCCATATTGCATAGAATGCAATAGAGACTATGGTAGCAATGTCACTGTTGGGTGTCATACCACAGCCATCATTCCCTAGAATGTGAAGTCATAAATGTGAAGAACATGAAAAACAAGTATCAAAAGAATTTCTCTGCTGCACATTCAAAAGACTTAAAATGCAGACAATTAGCCCATACGTAACAGGCTGTAGGAGAATGTGTGGGATCTCAATCAGAACCTGCATGTAGAGAGACCAAGTGAGATGGAAGAGCAACTCTCCGCATGAGGACCAAGCTTTTGATAGAAACATCTTTGAAGCATAATTTAGTTGGACAGAGCACATTGTGCTTACCTGAGCAATTGCATATGGTAGAACAGAGTACATTCCAGCAGACTTCTCTGTATAAAAGACTGTTGTTTCAGCATCTACAATTGGCTGCAAGCTATGGTCATTCTGTATTCGAATCAAGAGAGCTGCATCATCCATGGAACCTAAGGACTTGGACGGATCCTGTTATGTGCTCCTAAAATTGCTGCAACCAAGATGCATTCTGTCATTTGGTGCAGCCAGTAACACTAATGGACACCAACAGCCATGCTTACATGGAAGAGGTCTTGATAGAAATAGCGGTGACTCCGACACCAAGTAAATT carries:
- the LOC103698950 gene encoding pentatricopeptide repeat-containing protein At5g55740, chloroplastic produces the protein MASLPPLPTIPNPPSSPKRPIKTLQNFPFSESPHLSKYPKKLKSSRFSTKSYLQKISSLCKQGLLRDAFILLVRLESDDLPIGPEIYGELLQGCVDKRDLSQGQQIHARILKNGSLFYKNEYIETKLLIFYAQCGCSVIAEELFLRQSLPNVFSWAAMIGLRCRLGFNEKALMGFSEMLEAGAFPDNFVIPNSLKACSALRWVGFGKGIHGYVLKMGFAGCVYILSSLVDFYGKCGVPEDARKVFEYMPERNVITWNSMLVGYVYNGLDEEAVELFYDMRNQGIQPTRVSIASFLSASANLQALDEGRQGHAIAVLCGLELDNILGSSIMNFYCKLGLLEEAEVIFGRMADMDVVTWNLLISGYVQDGQIEKALCICCLMRKKKFKFDSVTLASILSACAHSWKLELGKVGHGYCIRNNFESDVVIASALIDLYSSCGRIEYAQRVFNATKSRDLILWNALISAYAQYGLSGEALKIFYQMQLESVPPNVVSWNSVILGFLRNGQVGEAKGMFSQMQFSGVHPNLITWTMLVHGLAQNGYGYEAIKLYEQMQAIGLRPSPMSAVGALLACTNLVSLYYARVMHGHVMRRGLLSSVHVATSLIDMYAKCGSLNLAKNVFQMVSTKELPPYNAMISGYALHGQAKEALTLYKKMHQVGIEPDEITFTGLLSACSHAGLLDEGLKVFTEMVSVYHITPQNEHYGCLVTLFSRFGSFKEALRVVAAMPVIPDAHVLGSLLAVCKEHHEIELGEYLSRCLFKLEPENLVNYLTLSNIYGASARWQEASKVRTIMRDTGLKRNPGCSWIQIGSKMHSFLAGDRSHPQMDNIFDTLLCLHREMKNIGCTCAPTIAHDRQFDAARTLCS